One part of the Oncorhynchus kisutch isolate 150728-3 linkage group LG22, Okis_V2, whole genome shotgun sequence genome encodes these proteins:
- the lactb gene encoding serine beta-lactamase-like protein LACTB, mitochondrial isoform X2 produces MSRLFYSPFNRFCVKCKDCPAVTARCYSSLLTPIRCPQLSKQHTFVVLQQQQRKCFGPSRQTSRFYSRSKFWIGGIGAGIVLALGLKYHTDIAELSCEEDFQHTGRYGAAIQVSRDLVQRIKDEVGAPGLVVGVSVDGSQVWCEGLGYADLENRVPCGPETVLRIASISKPLTTAAAARLWEEGKLDLDAPVQKYVPEFPQKQFEGEDVTITPRLILSHLSGIRHYEKDAKKVREDKEKAKRPLKLPGEEEKSLSENKPKTEDSSTKSKENKQAQKKKEFEQEEYYLKDSFESVIHALDLFKDDTLVFKPGTTFLYSTHAFTLLSAVVERAAGQHFLDHMMKMFRELGMLNTVPDENDPIIYNRSRFYHFNKKGRIVNCPYVDNSYKWAGGGFLSTVGDLLLFGNALLFSYQVANLKDCTDLLPGFLKPETAQALWAPVDKTEASWDKDGLYAQGWLVVEKEQKYGQCRRRRHYVSHTGGAVGASSVLLVLPRKTVQHPEGLTTALPQGIVVTIITNMQSVGLNSTALKIAHEFDKARG; encoded by the exons ATGTCGCGGTTATTTTACTCGCCATTCAATCGTTTTTGTGTCAAGTGTAAAGATTGTCCTGCAGTGACCGCGCGCTGCTATTCCTCTTTGTTGACTCCAATTCGGTGCCCCCAGCTGTCAAAACAACATACCTTTGTCGTGTTACAACAGCAGCAGAGAAAATGTTTCGGACCTTCACGCCAAACTTCTCGGTTTTACTCAAGGTCAAAGTTTTGGATTGGGGGAATAGGTGCGGGCATTGTTTTAGCTTTGGGATTGAAATATCACACTGACATAGCTGAGCTCTCATGTGAAGAGGACTTCCAACATACTGGAAGATATGGTGCTGCCATTCAAGTTAGCAGAGACCTTGTTCAGCGGATAAAG GATGAGGTTGGGGCTCCAGGGCTGGTGGTCGGTGTGTCTGTGGATGGCTCTCAAGTCTGGTGCGAAG GACTTGGCTATGCTGACTTAGAGAACCGTGTGCCCTGTGGACCAGAGACAGTGCTGAGGATCGCCAGCATCAGTAAACCCCTAactacagcagcagcagcccgCCTGTGGGAGGAGGGGAAGCTTGACCTCGATGCCCCTGTCCAGAAATACGTCCCTGAGTTCCCCCAAAAACAGTTTGAGGGAGAAGAT GTGACAATAACTCCACGGTTGATTCTCTCTCATCTGAGTGGCATACGGCACTACGAGAAGGATGCCAAGAAAGTGAGGGAGGACAAGGAGAAGGCCAAACGACCTTTAAAACTGCCTGGTGAAGAGGAAAAGAGCTTGTCTGAAAACAAACCCAAGACCGAGGACAGCAGCACCAAGAGCAAGGAAAACAAACAGGCTCAGAAGAAAAAAGAGTTTGAGCAAGAAGAGTACTACCTGAAAGACAGCTTTGAAAGTGTCATTCATGCCTTGGACCTGTTCAAAGACGACACTCTCGTTTTCAAACCTG gcaccaccttcctgtactcaaCCCACGCCTTCACCCTCCTCAGTGCTGTGGTGGAGAGAGCTGCTGGCCAGCACTTCCTGGATCACATGATGAAGATGTTCAGGGAACTGGGCATGCTCAACACTGTGCCAGATGAGAATGACCCCATTATCTATAACCGCTCAAG GTTTTATCATTTCAATAAGAAAGGACGCATAGTAAACTGCCCTTACGTGGATAACTCTTATAAATGGGCAGGAGGTGGCTTTCTCTCTACTGTGGGAGACCTGCTCCTGTTTGGGAATGCTCTGCTCTTCAGCTACCAAGTGGCCAACCTGAAGGACTGCACAGACCTCCTGCCTGGCTTCCTCAAACCAGAGACAGCCCAGGCTCTGTGGGCCCCTGTGGACAAGACAGAGGCCTCCTGGGATAAGGATGGGCTGTATGCACAGGGCTGGCTGGTGGTGGAGAAGGAGCAGAAGTATGGTCAGTGCAGGAGGCGCAGGCATTATGTCTCACACACAGGGGGCGCCGTGGGGGCCAGCAGTGTCCTGCTGGTTTTGCCCCGCAAGACAGTCCAGCATCCAGAAGGACTGACTACAGCCCTACCTCAGGGAATAGTGGTGACCATCATCACTAACATGCAGTCTGTGGGACTCAACAGCACAGCATTGAAAATCGCCCACGAGTTTGACAAAGCCAGAGGCTAA
- the lactb gene encoding serine beta-lactamase-like protein LACTB, mitochondrial isoform X1 → MSRLFYSPFNRFCVKCKDCPAVTARCYSSLLTPIRCPQLSKQHTFVVLQQQQRKCFGPSRQTSRFYSRSKFWIGGIGAGIVLALGLKYHTDIAELSCEEDFQHTGRYGAAIQVSRDLVQRIKVQDEVGAPGLVVGVSVDGSQVWCEGLGYADLENRVPCGPETVLRIASISKPLTTAAAARLWEEGKLDLDAPVQKYVPEFPQKQFEGEDVTITPRLILSHLSGIRHYEKDAKKVREDKEKAKRPLKLPGEEEKSLSENKPKTEDSSTKSKENKQAQKKKEFEQEEYYLKDSFESVIHALDLFKDDTLVFKPGTTFLYSTHAFTLLSAVVERAAGQHFLDHMMKMFRELGMLNTVPDENDPIIYNRSRFYHFNKKGRIVNCPYVDNSYKWAGGGFLSTVGDLLLFGNALLFSYQVANLKDCTDLLPGFLKPETAQALWAPVDKTEASWDKDGLYAQGWLVVEKEQKYGQCRRRRHYVSHTGGAVGASSVLLVLPRKTVQHPEGLTTALPQGIVVTIITNMQSVGLNSTALKIAHEFDKARG, encoded by the exons ATGTCGCGGTTATTTTACTCGCCATTCAATCGTTTTTGTGTCAAGTGTAAAGATTGTCCTGCAGTGACCGCGCGCTGCTATTCCTCTTTGTTGACTCCAATTCGGTGCCCCCAGCTGTCAAAACAACATACCTTTGTCGTGTTACAACAGCAGCAGAGAAAATGTTTCGGACCTTCACGCCAAACTTCTCGGTTTTACTCAAGGTCAAAGTTTTGGATTGGGGGAATAGGTGCGGGCATTGTTTTAGCTTTGGGATTGAAATATCACACTGACATAGCTGAGCTCTCATGTGAAGAGGACTTCCAACATACTGGAAGATATGGTGCTGCCATTCAAGTTAGCAGAGACCTTGTTCAGCGGATAAAGGTACAG GATGAGGTTGGGGCTCCAGGGCTGGTGGTCGGTGTGTCTGTGGATGGCTCTCAAGTCTGGTGCGAAG GACTTGGCTATGCTGACTTAGAGAACCGTGTGCCCTGTGGACCAGAGACAGTGCTGAGGATCGCCAGCATCAGTAAACCCCTAactacagcagcagcagcccgCCTGTGGGAGGAGGGGAAGCTTGACCTCGATGCCCCTGTCCAGAAATACGTCCCTGAGTTCCCCCAAAAACAGTTTGAGGGAGAAGAT GTGACAATAACTCCACGGTTGATTCTCTCTCATCTGAGTGGCATACGGCACTACGAGAAGGATGCCAAGAAAGTGAGGGAGGACAAGGAGAAGGCCAAACGACCTTTAAAACTGCCTGGTGAAGAGGAAAAGAGCTTGTCTGAAAACAAACCCAAGACCGAGGACAGCAGCACCAAGAGCAAGGAAAACAAACAGGCTCAGAAGAAAAAAGAGTTTGAGCAAGAAGAGTACTACCTGAAAGACAGCTTTGAAAGTGTCATTCATGCCTTGGACCTGTTCAAAGACGACACTCTCGTTTTCAAACCTG gcaccaccttcctgtactcaaCCCACGCCTTCACCCTCCTCAGTGCTGTGGTGGAGAGAGCTGCTGGCCAGCACTTCCTGGATCACATGATGAAGATGTTCAGGGAACTGGGCATGCTCAACACTGTGCCAGATGAGAATGACCCCATTATCTATAACCGCTCAAG GTTTTATCATTTCAATAAGAAAGGACGCATAGTAAACTGCCCTTACGTGGATAACTCTTATAAATGGGCAGGAGGTGGCTTTCTCTCTACTGTGGGAGACCTGCTCCTGTTTGGGAATGCTCTGCTCTTCAGCTACCAAGTGGCCAACCTGAAGGACTGCACAGACCTCCTGCCTGGCTTCCTCAAACCAGAGACAGCCCAGGCTCTGTGGGCCCCTGTGGACAAGACAGAGGCCTCCTGGGATAAGGATGGGCTGTATGCACAGGGCTGGCTGGTGGTGGAGAAGGAGCAGAAGTATGGTCAGTGCAGGAGGCGCAGGCATTATGTCTCACACACAGGGGGCGCCGTGGGGGCCAGCAGTGTCCTGCTGGTTTTGCCCCGCAAGACAGTCCAGCATCCAGAAGGACTGACTACAGCCCTACCTCAGGGAATAGTGGTGACCATCATCACTAACATGCAGTCTGTGGGACTCAACAGCACAGCATTGAAAATCGCCCACGAGTTTGACAAAGCCAGAGGCTAA